From one Montipora capricornis isolate CH-2021 chromosome 10, ASM3666992v2, whole genome shotgun sequence genomic stretch:
- the LOC138020424 gene encoding streptococcal hemagglutinin-like, which translates to MVCSAFLFSAVLQAFLAVSQVSTIMASPSISTSESASTSVSPSVSGRASYSASLTISLSASESASTIVSPSLSITPSGSVSASPSTSTRESASTSFSPSFSVSTSMSKSASQSISTSESASTSVSRSLSISVSESLSVSPSISEGESALSSVSPSLSISASRSTSVSISFSVSTSGSTTGSPSMSTSQSASASVSQSLSISVSESPSVSPSISESESTSTSVSPSLSISASRSTSVSISFSVSISKSTSASPSMSASQSATTSVSQSLSISVSESPSVSPSISESESTSTSVSPSVSISASRSTRVSISFSVSTSKSTSASPSIGASQSASTSVSPSLSISASESPSASPSISESESTSTSVSLSVSISASRSTSVSITFSVSTSGSTSVSPSFSASQSASTSGSPSLSISASGSPSVSPSISEGESASTSVSPSLSISVSRSTSVSISFSVTTSKSTSASPSIGASQSASTSVPPSLSISVLESPSVSPSISEGESSSSSASASFSVSASRSTSVSISLSPSTSAFPSASPSISESEPTSTSVSLSVSISASRSTSVSITFSVSTSGSTSVSPSISASQSASTSVSPSLSISASESPSVSLSISEGESASTTLPFQSLQVFFPPSAKVNQLLQVCLHPSALALHVLQVYQYPLVLALQSPQVLLLPSAQVNQLLQVCHHPSALAFQSLQVFLPPSAKVNQLLQVCLHPSALALHVLQVYQYPLVLAYQSPQVLLLPSAQVNQLLQVCHHPSALAFQSLQVFLPPSVKVNQLLQVCLHPSALALHVLQVYQYPLVLALQSPQVLLPP; encoded by the exons ATGGTGTGCAGCGCATTTCTGTTCTCGGCTGTTTTGCAGG CTTTTCTTGCAGTAAGCCAAGTCAGCACAATAATGGCTTCTCCCTCCATCAGCACAAGTGAATCAGCTTCAACAAGTGTGTCTCCATCCGTCAGCGGTCGCGCTTCATATTCTGCAAGTTTAACAATATCCCTAAGTGCAAGTGAATCCGCTTCTACAATTGTGTCTCCATCCCTCAGCATTACCCCTTCAGGTTCTGTAAGTGCTTCTCCGTCCACCAGCACAAGAGAGTCCGCTTCTACAAGTTTCTCTCCATCGTTCAGTGTTAGCACTTCAATGTCTAAAAGTGCTTCTCAGTCCATCAGCACAAGTGAATCAGCATCTACAAGTGTGTCACGATCCCTAAGCATTAGCGTTTCAGAGTCTCTAAGTGTTTCTCCCTCCATCAGCGAAGGTGAATCAGCTTTATCAAGTGTGTCTCCATCCCTCAGCATTAGCGCTTCACGTTCTACAAGTGTATCAATATCCTTTAGTGTAAGCACTTCAGGGTCCACAACTGGTTCTCCCTCCATGAGCACAAGTCAATCAGCTTCTGCAAGTGTGTCGCAATCCCTCAGCATTAGCGTTTCAGAGTCTCCAAGTGTTTCTCCCTCCATCAGCGAAAGTGAATCAActtctacaagtgtgtctcCATCCCTCAGCATTAGCGCTTCACGTTCTACAAGTGTATCAATATCCTTTAGTGTTAGCATATCAAAGTCCACAAGTGCTTCTCCCTCCATGAGCGCAAGTCAATCAGCTACTACAAGTGTGTCGCAATCCCTCAGCATTAGCGTTTCAGAGTCTCCAAGTGTTTCTCCCTCCATCAGCGAAAGTGAATCAActtctacaagtgtgtctcCATCTGTCAGCATTAGCGCTTCACGTTCTACACGTGTATCAATATCCTTTAGTGTTAGCACTTCAAAGTCCACAAGTGCTTCTCCTTCCATAGGCGCAAGTCaatcagcttctacaagtgtgtcACCATCCCTCAGCATTAGCGCTTCAGAGTCTCCAAGTGCTTCTCCCTCCATCAGCGAAAGTGAATCAActtctacaagtgtgtctcTATCCGTCAGCATTAGCGCTTCACGTTCTACAAGTGTATCAATAACCTTTAGTGTTAGCACTTCAGGGTCCACAAGTGTTTCTCCCTCCTTCAGCGCAAGTCaatcagcttctacaagtgGGTCGCCATCCCTCAGCATTAGCGCTTCAGGGTCTCCAAGTGTTTCTCCCTCCATCAGCGAAGGTGaatcagcttctacaagtgtctctccatcCCTCAGCATTAGCGTTTCACGTTCTACAAGTGTATCAATATCCTTTAGTGTTACCACTTCAAAGTCCACAAGTGCTTCTCCTTCCATAGGCGCAAGTCaatcagcttctacaagtgtgCCGCCATCCCTCAGCATTAGCGTTTTAGAGTCTCCAAGTGTTTCTCCCTCCATCAGCGAAGGTGAATCATCTTCATCAAGTGCGTCTGCATCCTTCAGCGTTAGCGCTTCACGTTCTACAAGTGTATCAATATCCCTCAGTCCTAGCACTTCAGCGTTTCCAAGTGCTTCTCCCTCCATCAGCGAAAGTGAACCAActtctacaagtgtgtctcTATCCGTCAGCATTAGCGCTTCACGTTCTACAAGTGTATCAATAACTTTTAGTGTTAGCACTTCAGGGTCCACAAGTGTTTCTCCCTCCATCAGCGCAAGTCaatcagcttctacaagtgtgtcgCCATCCCTCAGCATTAGCGCTTCAGAGTCTCCAAGTGTTTCTCTCTCTATCAGCGAAGGTGaatcagcttctacaa CATTACCGTTTCAGAGTCTCCAAGTGTTTTTCCCTCCATCAGCGAAAGTGAATCAActtctacaagtgtgtctcCATCCGTCAGCATTAGCGCTTCACGTTCTACAAGTGTATCAATACCCTTTAGTGTTAGCACTTCAAAGTCCACAAGTGCTTCTCCTTCCATCGGCGCAAGTCaatcagcttctacaagtgtgtcACCATCCCTCAGCATTAGCGTTTCAGAGTCTCCAAGTGTTTCTCCCTCCATCAGCAAAGGTGaatcagcttctacaagtgtgtctcCATCCCTCAGCATTAGCGCTTCACGTTCTACAAGTGTATCAATATCCTTTAGTGTTAGCATATCAAAGTCCACAAGTGCTTCTCCTTCCATCGGCGCAAGTCaatcagcttctacaagtgtgtcACCATCCCTCAGCATTAGCGTTTCAGAGTCTCCAAGTGTTTCTCCCTCCATCAGTGAAGGTAAATCAActtctacaagtgtgtctcCATCCGTCAGCATTAGCGCTTCACGTTCTACAAGTGTATCAATATCCTTTAGTGTTAGCACTTCAAAGTCCACAAGTGCTTCTCCCTCCATGA
- the LOC138020425 gene encoding streptococcal hemagglutinin-like: MNASQSASTSVSQSLSISVSETPSVSPSISESESTSTSVSPSVSISASRSTSVSISFSVSTSKSTSASPSIGASQSASTSVSPSLSISASESPSVSPSISEIESASTSVSPSLSISASRSTSLSVSFSVSTSKSTSASSSMSASQSASTSVSQSLSISVSESSSVSPSISESESTSTSVSPSVSISASRSTSVSISFSVSTSKSTSASPSIGASQSASTSVSPSLSISASESPSVSPSISEGESASTSVSPSLSISASRSTSVSTSFSVSISKSTSASSSMSASQSASTSVTPSLSISVSQSLSVSPSISEGESASTSVSPSLSISVSPSTSVSISFSVSTSMSTSASPSMSASQSASTSASPSLSISVSESPSVSPSISEGKSTSTSVSPSVSISASRSTSVSISFSVSTSESTSASPSIGASQSASTSVSPSLSISVSESPSVSPSISEGESASTSVSPSLSISASRSTSVSISFSVSTSKSTSASPSMSASQSASTSASPSLSISVSESPSVSPSISKSESTSTSVSPSVSISASRSTSVSISFSVSTSKSTSASPSMNASQSASTSVSQSLSISVSETPSVSPSISESESTSTSVSPSVSISASRSTSVSISFSVSTSKSTSASPSIGASQSASTSVSPSLSISASESPSVSPSISEIESASTSVSPSLSISASRSTSLSVSFSVSTSKSTSASSSMSASQSASTSVSQSLSISVSESSSVSPSISESESTSTSVSPSVSISASRSTSVSISFSVSTSKSTSASPSIGASQSASTSVSPSLSISASESPSVSPSISEGESASTSVSPSLSISASRSTSVSTSFSVSISKSTSASSSMSASQSASPSVTPSLSISVSESPSVSPSISESESTSTSVSPSLSISASRSTSVSISFSVSTSMSTSASPSMSASQSASTSASPSLSISVSESPSVSPSISESESTSTSVSPSVSISASRSTSVSISFSVSTSESTSASPSMSASQSASTSVVSPSISESESTSTSVSPSVSISASRSTSVSISFSVSTSKSTSASPSMSASQSASTSVSPSLSISVSESPSVSPSISKSESTSTSVSPSVSISASRSTSVSISFSVSISKSTSASPSMSASQSASTSVSQSLSISVSESPSVSPSISEGESASTSVSPSLSISASRSTSVSISFSVSISKSTSASPSIGASQSASTSVSQSLSISVSESPSVSPSISEGESASTSVSPSLSISASRSTSVSISFSVSISKSTSASPSMSASQSASTSVSQSLSISVSESPSVSPSISEGESASTSVSPSLSISASRSTSVSISLSVSISKSTSASPSMSASQSASTSVSQSLSISVSESPSVSPSISESESTSTSVSPFVSISASRSTSVSISFSVSTSKSTSASPSMNASQSASTSVSQSLSISVSETPSVSPSISESESTSTSVSLSVSISASRSTSVSISFSVSTSKSTSASPSIGASQSASTSVSPSLSISASESPSVSPSISEIESASTRVSPSLSISASRSTSVSVSFSVSTSKSTSASSSMSASQSASTTLALHVLQVYQYPLVLALQSPQVLLLP, encoded by the exons ATGAACGCAAGTCaatcagcttctacaagtgtgtcgCAATCCCTCAGCATTAGCGTTTCAGAAACTCCAAGTGTTTCTCCCTCCATCAGCGAAAGTGAATCAActtctacaagtgtgtctcCATCCGTCAGCATTAGCGCTTCACGTTCTACAAGTGTATCAATATCCTTTAGTGTTAGCACCTCAAAGTCCACAAGTGCTTCTCCTTCCATAGGCGCAAGTCaatcagcttctacaagtgtgtcgCCATCCCTCAGCATTAGCGCTTCAGAGTCTCCAAGTGTTTCTCCCTCCATCAGCGAAATTGaatcagcttctacaagtgtgtctcCATCTCTTAGCATTAGCGCTTCACGTTCTACAAGTTTATCAGTATCCTTTAGTGTTAGCACTTCAAAGTCCACAAGTGCTTCTTCCTCCATGAGCGCAAGTCaatcagcttctacaagtgtgtcgCAATCCCTCAGCATTAGCGTTTCAGAGTCTTCAAGTGTTTCTCCCTCCATCAGCGAAAGTGAATCAActtctacaagtgtgtctcCATCCGTCAGCATTAGCGCTTCACGTTCTACAAGTGTATCAATATCCTTTAGTGTTAGCACTTCAAAGTCCACAAGTGCTTCTCCTTCCATAGGCGCAAGTCaatcagcttctacaagtgtgtcgCCATCCCTCAGCATTAGCGCTTCAGAGTCTCCAAGTGTTTCTCCCTCCATCAGCGAAGGTGaatcagcttctacaagtgtgtctcCATCCCTCAGCATTAGCGCTTCACGTTCTACAAGTGTATCAACATCCTTTAGTGTTAGCATATCAAAGTCCACAAGTGCTTCTTCCTCCATGAGCGCAAGTCaatcagcttctacaagtgtgACGCCATCCCTAAGCATTAGCGTTTCACAGTCTCTAAGTGTTTCTCCCTCCATCAGCGAAGGTGaatcagcttctacaagtgtgtctcCATCCCTCAGCATTAGCGTTTCACCTTCTACAAGTGTATCAATATCCTTTAGTGTTAGCACTTCAATGTCCACAAGTGCTTCTCCCTCCATGAGCGCAAGTCaatcagcttctacaagtgCGTCGCCATCCCTCAGCATAAGCGTTTCAGAGTCTCCAAGTGTTTCTCCCTCCATCAGTGAAGGTAAATCAActtctacaagtgtgtctcCATCCGTCAGCATTAGCGCTTCACGTTCTACAAGTGTATCAATATCCTTTAGTGTTAGCACTTCAGAATCCACAAGCGCTTCTCCTTCCATAGGCGCAAGTCaatcagcttctacaagtgtgtcgCCATCCCTCAGCATTAGCGTTTCAGAGTCTCCAAGTGTTTCTCCCTCCATCAGCGAAGGTGaatcagcttctacaagtgtgtctcCATCCCTCAGCATTAGCGCTTCACGTTCTACAAGTGTATCAATATCCTTTAGTGTTAGCACTTCAAAGTCCACAAGTGCTTCTCCCTCCATGAGCGCAAGTCaatcagcttctacaagtgCGTCGCCATCCCTCAGCATTAGCGTTTCAGAGTCTCCAAGTGTTTCTCCCTCCATCAGCAAAAGTGAATCAActtctacaagtgtgtctcCATCCGTCAGCATTAGCGCTTCACGTTCTACAAGTGTATCAATATCCTTTAGTGTTAGCACTTCAAAGTCCACAAGTGCTTCTCCCTCCATGAACGCAAGTCaatcagcttctacaagtgtgtcgCAATCCCTCAGCATTAGCGTTTCAGAAACTCCAAGTGTTTCTCCCTCCATCAGCGAAAGTGAATCAActtctacaagtgtgtctcCATCCGTCAGCATTAGCGCTTCACGTTCTACAAGTGTATCAATATCCTTTAGTGTTAGCACCTCAAAGTCCACAAGTGCTTCTCCTTCCATAGGCGCAAGTCaatcagcttctacaagtgtgtcgCCATCCCTCAGCATTAGCGCTTCAGAGTCTCCAAGTGTTTCTCCCTCCATCAGCGAAATTGaatcagcttctacaagtgtgtctcCATCTCTTAGCATTAGCGCTTCACGTTCTACAAGTTTATCAGTATCCTTTAGTGTTAGCACTTCAAAGTCCACAAGTGCTTCTTCCTCCATGAGCGCAAGTCaatcagcttctacaagtgtgtcgCAATCCCTCAGCATTAGCGTTTCAGAGTCTTCAAGTGTTTCTCCCTCCATCAGCGAAAGTGAATCAActtctacaagtgtgtctcCATCCGTCAGCATTAGCGCTTCACGTTCTACAAGTGTATCAATATCCTTTAGTGTTAGCACTTCAAAGTCCACAAGTGCTTCTCCTTCCATAGGCGCAAGTCaatcagcttctacaagtgtgtcgCCATCCCTCAGCATTAGCGCTTCAGAGTCTCCAAGTGTTTCTCCCTCCATCAGCGAAGGTGaatcagcttctacaagtgtgtctcCATCCCTCAGCATTAGCGCTTCACGTTCTACAAGTGTATCAACATCCTTTAGTGTTAGCATATCAAAGTCCACAAGTGCTTCTTCCTCCATGAGCGCAAGTCAATCAGCTTCACCAAGTGTGACGCCATCCCTTAGCATTAGCGTTTCGGAGTCTCCAAGTGTTTCTCCCTCCATCAGCGAAAGTGAATCAActtctacaagtgtgtctcCATCCCTCAGCATTAGCGCTTCACGTTCTACAAGTGTATCAATATCCTTTAGTGTTAGCACTTCAATGTCCACAAGTGCTTCTCCCTCCATGAGCGCAAGTCaatcagcttctacaagtgCGTCGCCATCCCTCAGCATAAGCGTTTCAGAGTCTCCAAGTGTTTCTCCCTCCATCAGCGAAAGTGAATCAActtctacaagtgtgtctcCATCCGTCAGCATTAGCGCTTCACGTTCTACAAGTGTATCAATATCCTTTAGTGTTAGCACTTCAGAATCCACAAGCGCTTCTCCTTCCATGAGCGCAAGTCaatcagcttctacaagtgt TGTTTCTCCCTCCATCAGCGAAAGTGAATCAActtctacaagtgtgtctcCATCCGTCAGCATTAGCGCTTCACGTTCTACAAGTGTATCAATATCCTTTAGTGTTAGCACTTCAAAGTCCACAAGTGCTTCTCCCTCCATGAGCGCAAGTCaatcagcttctacaagtgtgtcgCCATCCCTCAGCATTAGCGTTTCAGAGTCTCCAAGTGTTTCTCCCTCCATCAGCAAAAGTGAATCAActtctacaagtgtgtctcCATCCGTCAGCATTAGCGCTTCACGTTCTACAAGTGTATCAATATCCTTTAGTGTTAGCATATCAAAGTCCACAAGTGCTTCTCCCTCCATGAGCGCAAGTCaatcagcttctacaagtgtgtcgCAATCCCTCAGCATTAGCGTTTCAGAGTCTCCAAGTGTTTCTCCCTCCATCAGCGAAGGTGaatcagcttctacaagtgtgtctcCATCCCTCAGCATTAGCGCTTCACGTTCTACAAGTGTATCAATATCCTTTAGTGTTAGCATATCAAAGTCCACAAGTGCTTCTCCTTCCATAGGCGCAAGTCaatcagcttctacaagtgtgtcgCAATCCCTCAGCATTAGCGTTTCAGAGTCTCCAAGTGTTTCTCCCTCCATCAGCGAAGGTGaatcagcttctacaagtgtgtctcCATCCCTCAGCATTAGCGCTTCACGTTCTACAAGTGTATCAATATCCTTTAGTGTTAGCATATCAAAGTCCACAAGTGCTTCTCCCTCCATGAGCGCAAGTCaatcagcttctacaagtgtgtcgCAATCCCTCAGCATTAGCGTTTCAGAGTCTCCAAGTGTTTCTCCCTCCATCAGCGAAGGTGaatcagcttctacaagtgtgtctcCATCCCTCAGCATTAGCGCTTCACGTTCTACAAGTGTATCAATATCCCTTAGTGTTAGCATATCAAAGTCCACAAGTGCTTCTCCCTCCATGAGCGCAAGTCaatcagcttctacaagtgtgtcgCAATCCCTCAGCATTAGCGTTTCAGAGTCTCCAAGTGTTTCTCCCTCCATCAGCGAAAGTGAATCAActtctacaagtgtgtctcCATTCGTCAGCATTAGCGCTTCACGTTCTACAAGTGTATCAATATCCTTTAGTGTTAGCACTTCAAAGTCCACAAGTGCTTCTCCCTCCATGAACGCAAGTCaatcagcttctacaagtgtgtcgCAATCCCTCAGCATTAGCGTTTCAGAAACTCCAAGTGTTTCTCCCTCCATCAGCGAAAGTGAATCAActtctacaagtgtgtctcTATCCGTCAGCATTAGCGCTTCACGTTCTACAAGTGTATCAATATCCTTTAGTGTTAGCACCTCAAAGTCCACAAGTGCTTCTCCTTCCATAGGCGCAAGTCaatcagcttctacaagtgtgtcgCCATCCCTCAGCATTAGCGCTTCAGAGTCTCCAAGTGTTTCTCCCTCCATCAGCGAAATTGAATCAGCTTCTACAAGAGTGTCTCCATCTCTTAGCATTAGCGCTTCACGTTCTACAAGTGTATCAGTATCCTTTAGTGTTAGCACTTCAAAGTCCACAAGTGCTTCTTCCTCCATGAGCGCAAGTCaatcagcttctacaa CATTAGCGCTTCACGTTCTACAAGTGTATCAATATCCTTTAGTGTTAGCACTTCAAAGTCCACAAGTGCTTCTCCTTCCATAG